A stretch of Ectothiorhodospiraceae bacterium BW-2 DNA encodes these proteins:
- a CDS encoding cytochrome C, with the protein MFSFITRHVLMALMVGGVAGVIFMVVLLEFDHYTSSVEFCTTCHSMELVAEPYYQSSHYNPASGVRAECGDCHVSEGVFAATWDHLVGSKDLYKQLFGPDYDDPVVNKLHLPDAAFAAREWFRKRDSATCSRCHTIDAIVGTRPATQLIHQQETEGKSCIDCHYNLVHTPVPHRKVFDREAWNRQIEEEFGLEAGSSDTILEQGKRL; encoded by the coding sequence ATGTTTAGCTTCATCACTCGCCATGTGCTCATGGCGCTTATGGTTGGTGGCGTTGCCGGCGTGATCTTTATGGTCGTTTTGCTTGAGTTTGATCACTACACTAGCAGTGTCGAATTCTGCACCACCTGTCACTCAATGGAGTTAGTTGCCGAACCCTACTACCAGTCATCGCACTACAATCCCGCCTCAGGTGTGCGAGCCGAGTGTGGCGACTGTCATGTCTCGGAGGGGGTCTTCGCCGCCACGTGGGATCACCTTGTCGGTTCTAAGGATCTCTATAAACAGCTCTTTGGTCCCGATTACGATGATCCCGTCGTTAACAAACTCCACCTACCCGATGCCGCCTTTGCCGCTCGGGAGTGGTTTCGAAAGCGCGACTCGGCCACCTGCAGCCGCTGCCATACGATAGATGCGATTGTCGGCACCCGTCCTGCCACCCAACTCATCCATCAACAGGAGACCGAAGGGAAGAGCTGCATCGACTGCCACTACAATTTAGTCCATACTCCAGTCCCGCATCGCAAGGTCTTTGATCGTGAAGCGTGGAATCGTCAAATAGAGGAGGAGTTTGGGCTAGAAGCGGGCAGTAGCGATACCATACTAGAACAGGGCAAACGGCTCTAA
- a CDS encoding LysR family transcriptional regulator, whose translation MNLRDLHYLIAVNEQRHFGKAAESCFVSQPTLSGQLKKLEQELGVALFERNHRQVVPTRVGETIIAQARRVLQESEKLQELAQAARDPFSGPFRLGAIHTISPWLVPLFLGELRQSVPQMELRLIEDITTNLLQQLLDHQLDAAVIATKEPHPELESLPLYQEPFWFAHATDHPYRDDSLIEQRHLQSSELLLLADGHCLADQVLEVCRGKRGLSNRDPVGLRAANLETVVRLVGQGFGCTLIPALAVQPIWLAGMNVTVRPIEMAGACRRVALIYRRSSPRGRAIEAIANQIRHVVPESVELLSPIC comes from the coding sequence ATGAATTTACGAGACCTCCACTACTTAATTGCTGTCAATGAGCAGCGCCACTTTGGTAAGGCGGCAGAGAGCTGTTTTGTCAGTCAGCCCACCTTAAGCGGCCAATTAAAGAAGCTGGAGCAGGAGCTAGGGGTGGCGCTATTTGAACGAAACCATCGTCAGGTGGTGCCGACCCGTGTTGGCGAGACGATTATCGCTCAAGCGCGGCGAGTGTTGCAGGAGAGCGAGAAGCTACAGGAGTTGGCACAAGCCGCACGAGATCCCTTTTCGGGGCCGTTTCGGTTGGGGGCGATTCACACTATTAGCCCGTGGCTGGTGCCGCTCTTTTTAGGAGAGTTACGGCAAAGTGTACCGCAAATGGAGCTGCGACTCATTGAGGATATTACGACTAATCTATTACAGCAGCTTCTCGACCACCAGCTCGATGCTGCGGTAATTGCGACCAAGGAGCCGCACCCAGAACTAGAGTCGTTACCGCTCTATCAAGAGCCGTTCTGGTTTGCCCATGCGACCGATCACCCCTATAGGGACGACTCTCTGATCGAACAACGCCATCTGCAGAGTAGCGAGCTGCTGCTGTTAGCCGATGGTCACTGTTTGGCCGATCAGGTGTTGGAGGTCTGTCGCGGTAAGAGGGGGTTATCTAATCGCGATCCGGTCGGGCTGCGGGCGGCGAACTTAGAGACGGTGGTGCGGCTAGTGGGGCAGGGATTTGGCTGTACTCTGATTCCGGCACTTGCGGTACAACCGATATGGCTGGCTGGGATGAATGTGACTGTGCGACCGATAGAGATGGCGGGGGCGTGTCGTCGAGTCGCACTTATCTACCGCCGCAGCTCTCCTAGAGGCCGTGCCATTGAGGCGATCGCCAACCAGATTCGCCATGTAGTGCCGGAGAGTGTCGAGCTGCTATCGCCGATTTGTTAG
- a CDS encoding prepilin-type N-terminal cleavage/methylation domain-containing protein, which produces MHRLKSGFTLVELVMTIVIIGIVAGILAPIITQTINAYSDTEIRMELTARGRLALERLAREVRQVVPNTVRELNSGQGVEFVTSKIGGRYMSQKDGFSNSKYQANRRFRKNANMTNLYVLGAEYTNFINTDMLVIYNDSESVLNDRSSRITNVVAKDRDNDDNDNNEDTGNKEVQLLTFSSQKWSVEPASQHFQIADYCHDIGVTSNALYWHRTFAGDTSTNQFNTNCSDGNANWSDTDLILVSSESLNATFEYLPTSLTSNAILKVTLTLTEGDESVTMVQEMHVRNTP; this is translated from the coding sequence ATGCACAGACTCAAAAGCGGTTTTACTCTGGTAGAGCTGGTTATGACGATTGTCATTATCGGCATTGTGGCGGGGATTTTGGCTCCCATTATAACCCAAACCATTAATGCCTATAGCGATACCGAAATACGGATGGAGTTAACGGCTCGCGGGCGGTTAGCTTTAGAGCGACTAGCACGAGAGGTACGGCAGGTAGTGCCGAATACTGTGCGAGAGTTGAATAGTGGTCAGGGGGTTGAGTTTGTGACAAGTAAGATTGGTGGGCGTTATATGTCGCAAAAGGATGGTTTTAGTAACAGTAAATATCAGGCGAATAGACGCTTTCGTAAAAATGCAAATATGACTAATTTATATGTTTTGGGAGCTGAATATACTAACTTTATTAATACTGATATGTTGGTAATTTATAATGACTCTGAATCTGTTTTGAATGACCGTTCTAGTAGGATTACTAATGTTGTCGCAAAGGATAGAGACAATGATGATAATGATAATAATGAAGATACTGGAAATAAAGAGGTGCAGTTGCTTACTTTTAGTTCACAAAAATGGAGTGTCGAACCCGCCTCACAACATTTTCAAATTGCCGATTATTGTCATGACATTGGGGTCACAAGCAATGCACTCTATTGGCATCGTACTTTTGCTGGAGACACGTCGACTAATCAGTTTAATACTAATTGTAGTGATGGTAATGCTAATTGGTCAGACACTGATCTGATATTAGTCTCAAGTGAGTCATTAAATGCTACTTTTGAATATCTCCCCACCTCACTCACCAGCAACGCCATTTTAAAGGTAACTCTAACCCTCACCGAAGGTGATGAGTCGGTGACGATGGTACAGGAGATGCATGTGAGGAATACACCATGA
- a CDS encoding type II secretion system protein, which translates to MTVKHKYYGFSLIESVIFIVIVGIAITGTVTLFTTNVSHSHEPLLRQKAISLANMYMDEILRKKWNEATPNGGGRVAAGDIVAIGDDGDSRAAYDDIDDYHNLSDNPPKDQTGTDLNDFSGYSVTVSVTEPSSAWHSIPAADVRKIEVSVTTPMSETISLVAYRSNF; encoded by the coding sequence ATGACAGTGAAACATAAATATTACGGTTTTAGTCTGATAGAGTCGGTCATTTTTATTGTGATTGTCGGTATCGCAATTACCGGCACGGTTACTCTCTTTACCACTAATGTCTCCCATAGCCATGAGCCGCTACTACGGCAGAAGGCGATTTCGCTGGCGAATATGTATATGGATGAGATTTTGCGTAAAAAATGGAATGAGGCTACTCCGAATGGGGGAGGGAGGGTAGCTGCCGGAGATATTGTTGCTATTGGCGATGATGGTGATAGTCGTGCTGCTTATGATGATATCGACGACTACCACAACTTAAGTGATAATCCTCCAAAAGATCAAACCGGAACCGATTTAAACGACTTTTCTGGATATAGTGTAACTGTATCAGTAACAGAGCCTAGTTCAGCTTGGCACAGTATTCCGGCTGCCGATGTCCGTAAAATTGAGGTCTCTGTCACCACACCAATGAGCGAGACCATTTCCCTAGTCGCCTATCGGAGTAATTTTTAA
- a CDS encoding DUF4351 domain-containing protein: MSAVEYEPVQQAMTLLRLERKLTQPLTAYQQKRLDRLSFEQLEKLFDVLLDFANGGELDNWLQKQHH; this comes from the coding sequence ATGTCGGCAGTAGAGTATGAACCGGTACAGCAAGCGATGACGCTATTACGGTTAGAGCGTAAGCTAACGCAACCGTTAACAGCGTATCAGCAAAAGCGGCTCGACAGGTTATCGTTTGAACAGTTGGAGAAGTTGTTTGACGTGTTGCTCGATTTTGCTAATGGGGGCGAGCTGGATAATTGGCTACAGAAGCAGCACCACTAA
- a CDS encoding DUF4351 domain-containing protein, with protein MSAVEYEPVQQAMTLLRQLSADEKTRRRAFVRERALRDERSALAAATAKGVAQGIEQGVELGVEQALEQALMRERQIIARQLARKLAQSLTAYQQEQLERLSFEQLEKLAEALFDFVNGDDLERWLQQQQH; from the coding sequence ATGTCGGCAGTAGAGTATGAACCGGTACAGCAAGCGATGACGCTGTTGCGGCAGCTAAGCGCTGATGAAAAGACGCGCCGGCGAGCCTTTGTGCGGGAGCGGGCGCTACGGGATGAGCGCTCGGCTCTGGCTGCGGCTACCGCAAAGGGTGTGGCGCAGGGGATAGAGCAGGGGGTAGAGCTGGGGGTAGAACAGGCATTAGAGCAGGCATTGATGCGTGAACGGCAGATAATTGCGCGGCAGCTAGCGCGTAAGTTAGCGCAATCGTTAACCGCGTATCAGCAAGAGCAGCTTGAAAGGTTATCATTTGAACAGTTGGAGAAGCTGGCCGAAGCGCTGTTTGACTTTGTTAATGGTGATGATTTAGAGCGTTGGTTACAACAGCAGCAGCACTAA
- a CDS encoding Rpn family recombination-promoting nuclease/putative transposase, which translates to MASSSSSGLLDPKNDLVFKVLFTTAPQLLRELINAVRHQFPLITAITILNPEIYDEDLQGKFIQLDILAEDEFKRRYNIEMQVRQSDPWSRRSSYYLARTLTSQLEPGDDYALLQPVIGIHLLNFNLFNEADCSEQAHWCFEMRDRTNPAVQLGDELQLHLIELPKIDRLAYGGKALRSWVKFFRHWQEEREIMSAVEYEPVQQAMTLLRQLSADEKTRRRAFVRERALRDERSALAAATAKGVAQGVELGVEQALEQALMRERQIIARQLARKLAQSLTAYQQERLDRLSFEQLEKLAEALFDFVNGDDLERWLQQQQH; encoded by the coding sequence GTGGCCTCTTCGTCATCATCCGGGTTACTCGACCCCAAAAACGATCTAGTTTTTAAAGTGCTGTTTACCACCGCGCCGCAGCTACTGCGTGAGCTGATTAATGCGGTGCGGCACCAGTTTCCGTTGATTACCGCTATTACTATCCTTAATCCGGAGATTTATGATGAGGATTTACAGGGCAAATTTATTCAGCTCGATATTTTAGCCGAGGATGAGTTTAAGCGGCGCTATAATATCGAGATGCAGGTGAGGCAGAGCGATCCGTGGAGCCGTCGCAGTAGCTACTATTTGGCCAGAACGCTCACCAGCCAGCTAGAGCCGGGTGACGACTATGCGCTCTTGCAGCCGGTGATTGGTATCCACCTGCTCAATTTTAACCTGTTTAACGAGGCGGACTGTAGCGAACAGGCGCACTGGTGTTTTGAGATGCGGGATCGAACTAATCCGGCAGTGCAGCTCGGTGATGAACTGCAGCTGCACCTGATAGAGCTACCGAAAATAGATCGGCTCGCATACGGCGGCAAGGCGCTACGCAGCTGGGTGAAATTTTTCAGACACTGGCAAGAGGAGAGAGAGATTATGTCGGCAGTAGAGTATGAACCGGTACAGCAAGCGATGACGCTATTACGGCAGCTGAGTGCTGATGAAAAGACGCGCCGGCGAGCCTTTGTGCGGGAGCGGGCGCTACGGGATGAGCGCTCGGCTCTGGCTGCGGCTACCGCAAAGGGTGTGGCGCAGGGGGTAGAGCTGGGGGTAGAACAGGCATTAGAGCAGGCATTGATGCGTGAACGGCAGATAATTGCGCGGCAGCTAGCGCGTAAGTTAGCGCAATCGTTAACCGCGTATCAGCAAGAGCGGCTCGACAGGTTATCATTTGAACAGTTGGAGAAGCTGGCCGAAGCGCTGTTTGACTTTGTTAATGGTGATGATTTAGAGCGTTGGTTACAACAGCAGCAGCACTAA
- a CDS encoding Rpn family recombination-promoting nuclease/putative transposase: MASSPSSGLLDPKNDLVFKTLFTTAPQLLRELINAVRHQFPLITAITILNPEIYDEDLQGKFIQLDILAEDEFKRRYNIEMQVRQSDPWSRRSSYYLARTLTGQLEPGDDYALLQPVIGIHLLNFNLFNEADCSEQAHWCFEMRDRTNPAVQLGDELQLHLIELPKIDRLAYGGKALRSWVKFFRHWQEEREIMSAVEYEPVQQAMTLLRQLSADEKTRRRAFVRERALRDERSALAAATAKGVAQGIEQGVELGVEQALEQALMRERQIIARQLARKLTQPLTAYQQEQLERLSFEQLERLAEALFDFANGDDLERWLQQQRH; the protein is encoded by the coding sequence GTGGCCTCTTCCCCATCTTCCGGGTTACTTGACCCCAAAAATGATTTAGTTTTTAAAACGCTGTTTACCACCGCGCCGCAGCTACTGCGTGAGCTGATTAATGCAGTGCGGCACCAGTTTCCGTTGATTACCGCTATCACTATCCTTAATCCGGAGATTTACGATGAGGACTTGCAGGGCAAATTTATTCAGCTCGATATTTTAGCCGAGGATGAGTTTAAGCGGCGCTATAATATCGAGATGCAGGTAAGGCAGAGTGATCCGTGGAGCCGTCGTAGCAGCTACTATCTGGCCAGAACGCTCACCGGTCAGCTAGAGCCGGGTGACGACTATGCGCTCTTGCAGCCGGTGATTGGTATCCACCTGCTCAATTTTAACCTGTTTAACGAGGCGGACTGTAGCGAACAGGCGCACTGGTGTTTTGAGATGCGGGATCGAACCAATCCGGCAGTGCAGCTCGGTGATGAACTGCAGCTGCACCTGATAGAGCTACCGAAAATAGATCGGCTCGCATACGGCGGCAAGGCGCTACGCAGCTGGGTGAAATTTTTCAGACACTGGCAAGAGGAGAGAGAGATTATGTCGGCAGTAGAGTATGAACCGGTACAGCAAGCGATGACGCTATTACGGCAGCTAAGCGCTGATGAAAAGACGCGCCGGCGAGCCTTTGTGCGGGAGCGGGCGCTACGGGATGAGCGCTCGGCTCTGGCTGCGGCTACCGCAAAGGGTGTGGCGCAGGGGATAGAGCAGGGGGTAGAGCTGGGGGTAGAACAGGCATTAGAGCAGGCATTGATGCGTGAACGGCAGATAATTGCCCGGCAGCTAGCGCGTAAGCTAACGCAACCGTTAACCGCGTATCAGCAAGAGCAGCTTGAAAGGTTATCGTTTGAACAGTTGGAGAGGCTGGCCGAAGCGCTGTTTGACTTTGCTAATGGGGACGATTTAGAGCGTTGGTTACAGCAGCAGCGGCACTAA
- a CDS encoding Rpn family recombination-promoting nuclease/putative transposase: MASSPSFGLLDPKNDLVFKVLFTTAPQLLRELINAVRHQFPLITAITILNPEIYDEDLQGKFIQLDILAEDEFKRRYNIEMQVRQSDPWSRRSSYYLARTLTGQLEPGDDYALLQPVIGIHLLNFNLFNEADCSEQAHWCFEMRDRTNPAVQLGDELQLHLIELPKIDRLAYGGKALRSWVKFFRHWQEEREIMSAVEYEPVQQAMTLLRQLSADEKTRRRAFVRERALRDERSALAAATAKGVAQGLEQRLIRERQIIARQLARKLAQPLTAYQQEQLERLSFEQLERLAEALFDFANGDDLERWLQQQRH; the protein is encoded by the coding sequence GTGGCCTCTTCTCCATCTTTCGGGTTACTTGACCCCAAAAATGATTTAGTTTTTAAAGTGCTGTTTACCACCGCGCCGCAGCTACTGCGTGAGCTGATTAATGCAGTGCGGCATCAGTTTCCGTTGATTACCGCTATCACTATCCTTAATCCGGAGATTTACGATGAGGACTTGCAGGGCAAATTTATTCAGCTCGATATTTTAGCCGAGGATGAGTTTAAGCGGCGCTATAATATCGAGATGCAGGTAAGGCAGAGTGATCCGTGGAGCCGTCGCAGCAGCTACTATCTGGCCAGAACGCTCACCGGTCAGCTAGAGCCGGGTGACGACTATGCGCTCTTGCAGCCGGTAATTGGTATCCACCTGCTCAATTTTAACCTGTTTAACGAGGCGGACTGTAGCGAACAGGCGCACTGGTGTTTTGAGATGCGGGATCGAACCAATCCGGCAGTGCAGCTCGGTGATGAGCTGCAGCTGCACCTGATAGAGCTACCGAAAATAGATCGGCTCGCATACGGCGGCAAGGCGCTACGCAGTTGGGTGAAATTTTTCAGACACTGGCAAGAGGAGAGAGAGATTATGTCGGCAGTAGAGTATGAACCGGTACAGCAAGCGATGACGCTATTACGGCAGCTAAGTGCTGATGAAAAGACGCGCCGGCGAGCCTTTGTGCGGGAGCGGGCGCTACGGGATGAGCGCTCGGCTCTGGCTGCGGCTACCGCAAAGGGTGTGGCGCAGGGATTAGAGCAGAGATTGATTCGTGAACGGCAGATAATTGCGCGGCAGCTAGCGCGTAAGTTAGCGCAACCGTTAACCGCGTATCAGCAAGAGCAGCTTGAAAGGTTATCGTTTGAACAGTTGGAGAGGCTGGCCGAAGCGCTGTTTGACTTTGCTAATGGTGATGATTTAGAGCGTTGGTTACAACAGCAGCGGCACTAA
- a CDS encoding Rpn family recombination-promoting nuclease/putative transposase, with translation MPFTQQPLLDPKNDLVFKVLFTTAPQLLCELINAVRHQFPLITAITILNPEIYDEDLQGKFIQLDILAEDEFKRRYNIEMQVRQSDPWSRRSSYYLARTLTSQLEPGDDYALLQPVIGIHLLNFNLFNEADCSEQAHWCFEMRDRTNPAVQLGDELQLHLIELPKIDRLAYGGKALRSWVKFFRHWQEEREIMSAVEYEPVQQAMTLLRHLSADEKTRRRAFVRERALRDERSALAAATAKGVAQGLEQRLIRERQMIARLLERKLAQPLTAYQQEQLERLSFEQLEELAEALFDFANGDDLERWLQQQRH, from the coding sequence ATGCCGTTCACCCAACAGCCGCTACTCGACCCCAAAAACGATCTAGTTTTTAAAGTGCTGTTTACCACTGCACCGCAGCTACTGTGTGAGCTGATTAATGCGGTGCGGCACCAGTTTCCGTTGATTACCGCTATTACTATCCTTAATCCGGAGATTTACGATGAGGATTTACAGGGCAAATTTATTCAGCTCGATATTTTAGCCGAGGATGAGTTTAAGCGGCGCTATAATATCGAGATGCAGGTGAGGCAGAGCGATCCGTGGAGCCGTCGTAGCAGCTACTATCTGGCCAGAACGCTCACCAGCCAGCTAGAGCCGGGTGACGACTATGCGCTCTTGCAGCCGGTGATAGGTATCCACCTACTCAATTTTAACCTGTTTAACGAGGCGGACTGTAGCGAACAGGCGCACTGGTGTTTTGAGATGCGGGATCGAACCAATCCGGCAGTGCAGCTCGGTGATGAGCTACAGCTGCACCTGATAGAGCTACCGAAAATAGATCGGCTCGCATACGGCGGCAAGGCGCTACGCAGTTGGGTGAAATTTTTCAGACACTGGCAAGAGGAGAGAGAGATTATGTCGGCAGTAGAGTATGAACCGGTACAGCAAGCGATGACGCTATTACGGCATCTAAGTGCTGATGAAAAGACGCGCCGGCGAGCCTTTGTGCGGGAGCGGGCGTTACGGGATGAGCGCTCGGCTCTGGCTGCGGCCACAGCAAAGGGTGTGGCGCAGGGATTAGAGCAGAGATTGATTCGTGAACGGCAGATGATTGCCCGGTTACTAGAACGTAAGTTAGCGCAACCGTTAACCGCGTATCAGCAAGAGCAGCTTGAAAGGTTATCGTTTGAACAGTTGGAGGAGCTGGCCGAAGCGCTGTTTGACTTTGCTAATGGTGACGATTTAGAGCGTTGGTTACAACAGCAGCGGCACTAA
- a CDS encoding type II secretion system protein, which yields MVKNSQFGFTLVELVMVIVLIGILAAYAAPKFNQNEFKVVEKAREVVEAIRYAQAQAMQHSGFENYYGIKFSGNGYQVATMTSDGNIASDNSVKNLTGSGLYVQSWSSGVSLSSSESTIFFNSRGMPLKPNSGSGAVDEIDNDVTITITIGSVSKALTLYQLTGFVAH from the coding sequence ATGGTTAAAAATAGCCAATTCGGCTTTACTCTGGTCGAGTTAGTCATGGTCATTGTATTAATCGGCATTTTGGCTGCCTATGCGGCACCTAAATTTAACCAAAATGAGTTTAAAGTCGTCGAAAAAGCGCGGGAAGTTGTGGAGGCGATTCGCTATGCTCAGGCACAGGCGATGCAGCATAGTGGGTTTGAGAACTATTACGGGATTAAATTTAGTGGTAATGGCTATCAGGTTGCCACAATGACTAGTGACGGTAATATTGCTTCTGATAATAGTGTCAAAAACTTAACCGGAAGTGGTCTCTATGTCCAAAGCTGGAGTAGCGGTGTTAGTTTGAGCTCGTCAGAGAGCACGATTTTTTTTAATAGCCGTGGTATGCCGCTAAAACCAAATAGCGGTAGCGGTGCAGTGGATGAAATAGATAATGATGTCACCATTACTATTACAATTGGTTCTGTTTCTAAAGCGTTAACACTGTATCAACTAACCGGTTTTGTCGCGCATTGA
- a CDS encoding Rpn family recombination-promoting nuclease/putative transposase, whose amino-acid sequence MKERYINLFTDFGFKKIFGEEASKPNLISFLNTLLPKKHHIADLTFSKNEQAGGSVLDRKAIFDLNCISDRGDHFIVELQKAKQNYFKDRSLFYATFPIQQQAQRGNWDFKLTAVYTIGILDFLFSEDKADKKEKNRVIHQVKLKDQRNKVFYDKLTFIYLTLPNFKKTADELETLQDKWFYLFRHLHELDEIPPRLREKVFERLFEQAKIARFEPEEREAYESSLKYYRDIKNVIDTAHDDGVKKGKIEERFNIAKQLIPLMANDEQIAAATGLTVVEVKRLRTSSD is encoded by the coding sequence ATGAAAGAGCGCTACATTAATCTGTTTACCGACTTTGGGTTTAAAAAGATCTTTGGTGAGGAGGCGAGCAAACCGAATTTAATCAGCTTTTTAAATACCCTACTACCGAAGAAGCACCATATCGCCGACCTAACATTTAGCAAAAATGAGCAGGCGGGAGGAAGTGTATTAGATCGCAAAGCGATATTTGATCTTAACTGCATTAGTGACAGAGGAGATCACTTCATCGTTGAACTGCAAAAAGCGAAGCAGAACTACTTTAAAGATCGCAGCCTGTTTTACGCGACCTTTCCGATTCAGCAGCAGGCACAGAGAGGCAATTGGGACTTTAAATTAACAGCGGTTTACACCATTGGGATTCTCGATTTCCTTTTTAGTGAAGATAAAGCCGATAAAAAAGAGAAGAACCGGGTTATACACCAAGTTAAACTCAAAGATCAGCGTAATAAGGTTTTTTATGATAAATTGACCTTCATCTATTTAACGCTACCGAACTTCAAAAAAACAGCAGATGAACTAGAGACACTGCAAGATAAATGGTTCTATCTGTTTCGGCATCTGCATGAACTTGACGAGATTCCGCCACGATTACGGGAAAAGGTGTTTGAGCGCTTGTTTGAACAGGCAAAAATTGCCCGTTTTGAACCTGAAGAACGAGAGGCGTATGAAAGTAGCCTGAAATACTACCGTGACATAAAAAATGTTATCGATACTGCACATGATGATGGAGTTAAAAAAGGGAAAATTGAAGAGAGATTTAATATCGCAAAGCAGCTTATTCCGCTTATGGCAAATGACGAACAGATTGCGGCTGCGACTGGATTAACCGTTGTAGAGGTTAAGCGATTAAGAACGAGCAGTGACTAA
- a CDS encoding DUF2887 domain-containing protein, producing the protein MKTDHYLYRLFSHCPEALFELTGQRAPQCDYRLHAEEVKQTNLRLDGILIPDNSEAPLLFLENQLYLDSDFYARWFASIMLRFKQKRSGTLWQAVVIYPDSRFDAGLDTEDQLFEQAGVLHRLYLEEILIQAESQTEANRSADTLFILRLLSLLRIDAAEQLQLGQQAQNLLQHFIPTPKINRIDAIDFIETLLVYKLPDLSREEIRAMLQIPTTDLRHTRFFKEVYDEGLSKGISQGFSQGISQGEVKGHNQGLQAAIFRQLQRRFGELNQAQRQAIEALTAAQLETLTEALLDFSDINELNDWLGQQSL; encoded by the coding sequence ATGAAAACCGATCACTACCTCTATCGCCTCTTTAGCCACTGCCCGGAGGCACTGTTTGAACTGACAGGACAACGCGCCCCACAGTGTGACTATCGACTCCATGCCGAAGAGGTGAAACAGACTAACTTGCGGCTTGATGGCATTCTCATCCCCGATAATTCCGAAGCACCGCTACTCTTTTTGGAGAATCAGCTCTACCTTGACAGCGACTTTTATGCCCGCTGGTTTGCCTCCATTATGCTGCGTTTTAAACAAAAGCGCAGCGGCACCCTGTGGCAGGCGGTCGTCATCTATCCTGATAGCCGTTTTGATGCCGGACTGGATACGGAGGATCAACTCTTTGAACAGGCTGGTGTGCTGCATCGGCTCTACTTAGAAGAGATCTTAATCCAAGCGGAGAGCCAAACAGAGGCCAATCGCAGTGCCGATACACTGTTTATCTTGCGACTACTGTCGTTACTTCGTATTGACGCCGCTGAACAACTACAACTAGGACAGCAAGCACAAAACCTGTTGCAACACTTTATCCCAACCCCCAAAATTAACCGAATTGATGCTATCGACTTTATCGAAACGCTGCTTGTCTACAAACTACCAGATCTTAGCCGAGAGGAGATAAGAGCCATGTTACAGATCCCCACTACCGATCTACGCCATACCCGCTTTTTTAAGGAAGTTTATGACGAAGGTCTGTCTAAAGGAATCTCTCAAGGATTTTCTCAAGGGATTTCTCAGGGAGAGGTAAAAGGGCACAATCAGGGATTGCAGGCGGCTATCTTCCGACAGTTGCAGCGACGTTTTGGTGAGTTGAATCAGGCTCAGCGGCAGGCGATTGAGGCGTTAACGGCTGCACAATTGGAGACGCTTACCGAAGCGCTACTTGACTTTAGCGATATCAATGAGCTGAATGATTGGCTCGGACAGCAATCGCTATAG